One region of Trichosurus vulpecula isolate mTriVul1 chromosome 1, mTriVul1.pri, whole genome shotgun sequence genomic DNA includes:
- the CCNH gene encoding cyclin-H, translated as MYHNSSQKRHWTFSSEEQLGRLRADANRKFKCKVVANGKVLANDPIFLEPHEELVICKYYEKRLLDFCSIFKPTMPRSVVGTACMYFKRFYLNNSVMEYHPRIIMLTCAFLACKVDEFNVSSVQFVGNLRESPLGQEKALEQILEYELLLIQQLNFHLIVHNPYRPFEGFLIDLKTRYPVLENPEILRKTADDFLNRIALTDAYLLYTPSQIALTTILSSASRAGINMESYLSESLMLKENRTCLSQLLETMKCMKTLVKKYEPPRPEEVAALKQKLEKCHSAELAFNINVKKRKGYEEDEYVSKKSKLEEEEWTDDDLLDSL; from the exons ATGTATCACAACAGCAGCCAGAAGCGGCACTGGACGTTCTCCAGCGAGGAGCAGCTGGGGCGCCTCCGGGCCGACGCCAACCGCAAGTTCAAGTGCAAAGTGGTGGCGAACGGGAAG GTTCTGGCAAATGATCCAATCTTTCTTGAACCTCATGAAGAATTGGTAATCTGCAAATATTATGAGAAAAGACTGTTAGATTTCTGCTCCATATTTAAGCCTACAATGCCAAGGTCTGTTGTG GGTACAGCATGTATGTACTTCAAACGTTTTTACCTCAATAACTCAGTGATGGAATATCACCCTCGGATAATAAT gcTTACTTGTGCATTTTTGGCATGTAAAGTAGATGAATTTAATGTGTCCAGTGTACAATTTGTTGGCAATCTTCGGGAGAGCCCTCTTGGGCAGGAAAAGGCACTTGAACAAATTTTGGAATATGAACTCTTACTTATTCAGCAACTTAATTTCCACCTTATTGTCCACAATCCTTACCGGCCGTTTGAGGGCTTTCTCATTGACTTGAAG actcGTTATCCAGTACTAGAGAACCCAGAGATTTTAAGGAAAACAGCTGACGACTTTCTTAATAGAATTGCTTTGACAGATGCTTACCTTTTGTATACACCTTCACAGATCGCTCTGACTACCATTCTGTCTAGTGCCTCCAGGGCTGGAATTAACATGGAAag ttaTTTATCAGAAAGTCTTATGCTAAAAGAGAACCGAACCTGTTTGTCACAGTTATTAGAGACAATGAAAT GCATGAAAACCTTAGTAAAGAAGTATGAACCACCAAGGCCCGAGGAAGTTGCTGCCCTAAAACAGAAACTAGAGAAGTGTCACAGTGCCGAGCTTGCATTTAATATCAATGT aaagaagaggaaaggttaTGAAGAAGATGAGTATGTCTCAAAGAAATCTAAGCTGGAGGAG gaAGAATGGACTGATGATGATCTTCTGGATTCCCTATAA